A part of Jiangella alba genomic DNA contains:
- a CDS encoding SHOCT domain-containing protein has protein sequence MAEPSSRSYSDEARNGGPSTALRLVDRGEDARVFSGDPDDFLETPSVPLAVLGFLALTVLSVVGVRFITIALWTDDPVLPWFWNVAWLLVPWVVLGPLWAWFIRWQLRRRKIRRGREAMATIASGTDPEHGRAVWVSYPTGDPTSWRSVTVLVVAEAPGGEVIFVDARSRSRPGHGLFTIGDPVWIWRGSDGWAFGQVARHGHDPTHSPADEPRIPTFEELNGGRSPAFFATELAELAAQYRSGSLTRDEYETAKDRLLGI, from the coding sequence GTGGCCGAACCCTCCTCGCGCAGCTACAGCGACGAAGCCAGGAACGGCGGCCCCAGCACCGCGTTGCGCCTGGTCGACCGCGGCGAGGACGCACGCGTCTTCTCCGGCGACCCCGACGACTTCCTCGAGACCCCGTCGGTCCCCTTGGCCGTGCTGGGGTTCCTCGCCCTGACGGTGCTGTCCGTGGTGGGCGTCCGGTTCATCACGATCGCCCTGTGGACGGACGATCCCGTCCTCCCGTGGTTCTGGAACGTGGCCTGGCTGCTCGTCCCGTGGGTGGTCCTGGGTCCGCTCTGGGCATGGTTCATCCGGTGGCAGCTGCGCCGGCGCAAGATCCGTCGCGGCCGCGAGGCCATGGCCACGATCGCGAGCGGCACCGACCCGGAGCACGGGCGGGCCGTCTGGGTGTCCTACCCGACGGGCGACCCGACGTCCTGGCGGTCGGTCACCGTCCTGGTCGTCGCCGAGGCGCCCGGCGGCGAGGTGATCTTCGTCGACGCCCGGTCGCGCAGCCGGCCCGGCCACGGCCTGTTCACCATCGGCGACCCGGTGTGGATCTGGCGGGGCTCCGACGGATGGGCGTTCGGCCAGGTCGCACGGCACGGCCACGACCCGACCCACTCCCCTGCCGACGAGCCGCGCATACCGACGTTCGAGGAGCTGAACGGCGGCAGGAGCCCGGCGTTCTTCGCGACGGAGCTGGCCGAGCTGGCCGCACAGTACCGCTCCGGCTCCCTCACCCGGGACGAGTACGAGACGGCCAAGGACCGCCTGCTGGGCATCTGA
- a CDS encoding FMN reductase, which yields MTTSRRIAVVSAGLRQPSSTRLLADRLADAAGRQFAARDVDVDLRVVELREHAHDLTNHLLSGFPSASLEQAIEAVTTADGLITVSPIFTASYSGLFKTFFDVVEADALDGMPVLLGATGGTERHSLALEHAMRPLFTYLHAIVVPTAVYAATSDWGAENAGDGDGGAVPTGLTRRIERGAREFAELVSDREPRQAADPFAVPTPFEQLLAEN from the coding sequence ATGACGACGTCGCGGCGCATCGCGGTGGTGTCGGCGGGCCTGCGCCAGCCGTCGTCGACCCGGTTGCTGGCCGACCGGCTCGCCGACGCCGCCGGCCGCCAGTTCGCCGCCCGCGACGTCGACGTCGACCTGCGCGTGGTCGAACTGCGCGAGCACGCGCACGATCTGACGAACCACCTGCTCAGCGGCTTCCCGAGCGCGTCGCTGGAGCAGGCGATCGAGGCGGTGACGACGGCCGACGGGCTGATCACGGTGTCGCCGATCTTCACCGCCTCCTACAGCGGCCTGTTCAAGACCTTCTTCGACGTGGTCGAGGCCGACGCGCTCGACGGGATGCCGGTGCTGCTCGGCGCGACCGGTGGGACCGAGCGGCACTCGCTGGCGCTGGAGCACGCGATGCGGCCGCTGTTCACCTACCTGCACGCCATCGTCGTGCCGACGGCCGTGTACGCGGCGACCTCCGATTGGGGTGCGGAGAACGCGGGTGACGGCGACGGCGGCGCGGTGCCGACCGGGCTGACCCGGCGCATCGAGCGCGGCGCCCGCGAGTTCGCCGAACTGGTCAGCGACCGCGAACCGCGCCAGGCGGCCGACCCGTTCGCCGTGCCGACGCCGTTCGAGCAGCTGCTCGCGGAGAACTGA
- a CDS encoding LLM class flavin-dependent oxidoreductase, whose translation MQFGIFTVGDVTTDPTTGRTPTENERIKATVAIARKAEEVGLDVFATGEHHNPPFIASAPTTTLAYIGAQTERIILSTATTLITTTDPVLIAENYAKLQHLTDGRVDLMMGRGNTGPVYPWFGKDIRDGIALAVENYALLHRLWREDVVDWQGRFRTPLQGFTSTPRPLDGVPPFVWHGSIRSPEIAEQAAYYGDGFFHNNIFWPMSHTKQMVGLYRRRFEHYGHGPADTAIVGLGGQVFMRPNSQDAIREFRPYFDVAPVYGHGPSLEEFMDQTPLTVGSPQQVIDRYAAMRDDVGHYQRQLFLMDHAGLPLDIVLEQIEILGTEVVPVLRREMANGRPEHIPDAPTHASLVAAAGGARDATVHAEDDVTGRTAENAEAAR comes from the coding sequence ATGCAGTTCGGGATCTTCACGGTGGGGGACGTGACCACCGATCCCACCACGGGGCGGACGCCTACCGAGAACGAGCGGATCAAGGCGACGGTGGCGATCGCGAGGAAGGCCGAGGAGGTCGGCCTGGACGTCTTCGCGACCGGCGAGCACCACAACCCGCCGTTCATCGCGTCGGCGCCGACGACCACGCTGGCCTACATCGGCGCGCAGACCGAGCGGATCATCCTCTCGACGGCGACGACGCTGATCACGACCACCGACCCGGTGCTGATCGCGGAGAACTACGCCAAGCTGCAGCACCTCACCGACGGCCGGGTCGACCTCATGATGGGCCGCGGTAACACCGGCCCGGTGTACCCGTGGTTCGGCAAGGACATCCGCGACGGCATCGCGCTGGCTGTGGAGAACTACGCGCTGTTGCACCGCCTGTGGAGAGAGGACGTCGTCGACTGGCAGGGACGGTTCCGCACCCCGCTGCAGGGCTTCACGTCGACCCCGCGGCCGCTGGACGGCGTGCCGCCGTTCGTGTGGCACGGCTCGATCCGCAGCCCGGAGATCGCCGAGCAGGCCGCCTATTACGGCGACGGGTTCTTCCACAACAACATCTTCTGGCCGATGTCGCACACGAAGCAGATGGTGGGCCTGTACCGCCGCCGCTTCGAGCACTACGGCCACGGCCCGGCCGACACCGCGATCGTGGGGCTCGGCGGGCAGGTGTTCATGCGGCCCAACTCGCAGGACGCGATCCGCGAATTCCGCCCGTACTTCGACGTCGCGCCGGTGTACGGCCACGGGCCCTCGCTGGAGGAGTTCATGGACCAGACGCCGCTCACGGTGGGCAGCCCGCAGCAGGTCATCGACCGGTACGCGGCCATGCGCGACGACGTCGGGCACTATCAGCGCCAGTTGTTCCTGATGGACCACGCGGGCCTGCCGCTCGACATCGTCCTGGAGCAGATCGAGATCCTCGGCACGGAGGTCGTGCCGGTGCTGCGCCGCGAGATGGCGAACGGCCGCCCGGAGCACATCCCCGACGCGCCGACGCACGCGTCGCTGGTGGCGGCGGCCGGCGGGGCGCGCGACGCGACGGTGCACGCCGAGGACGACGTCACCGGCCGGACGGCGGAGAACGCGGAGGCCGCCCGATGA
- the dnaG gene encoding DNA primase: MAGRIRDEDIASIRERARIDVIVGEYVALRNAGGGSLKGLCPFHDEKSPSFHVTPARGFFHCFGCSEGGDVISFVQKIDQLSFTEAIERLADKVGLQLRYEETGSGGPAPRQNREQRTRLVEAHRVAAEFYAEALAGSPEAVAGRQFLDERGFDHAAAERFGVGYAPQGGEVLRKHLRQKGFSDHEIITAGLVAQGRNAPYDRFRGRLVWPIHDLMGDVVGFGARRLYDDDRIEAKYLNTPETPIYKKSHVLYGVDLAKKDIARTSQAVVVEGYTDVMACHLAGVTTAVATCGTAFGEDHARILRRLLRDQDEYRGQVIFTFDGDAAGQKAALRAFEGDQRFVGQTYVAIDPDGLDPCERRQNSGDLGVRELIARHRPLFEFAIRSMIDEYDLDNAEGRAHALDKAIPFIARIRDRSVRDQYAVRLSGWVGPPLGHSENWERDVVSRVRAAAGVPDRRAAAGRGRAAAPPPAGQQALGVPVHGNVDPQTLELERAALRVAVQRPALAGPTFDDLAPEAFLSPAYRSVRETVSKAGGCATQGGGHEWVEALLAVAPDDAARHIATQLAVEAMPVDENAVQRYADSVVLRLHEVWVSRQLVALKAKLQRTDPSAQVEVYNRLFGELMALEKHRRDLRERGIGSAG, encoded by the coding sequence GTGGCAGGTCGCATCCGGGACGAGGACATCGCATCCATCCGCGAGCGCGCCCGAATCGACGTCATCGTCGGCGAGTACGTCGCGTTGCGCAACGCCGGCGGCGGTTCGCTCAAGGGGCTGTGCCCGTTCCACGACGAGAAGTCGCCGTCCTTCCACGTCACGCCGGCTCGCGGGTTCTTCCACTGCTTCGGCTGCTCCGAGGGCGGCGACGTCATCAGCTTCGTCCAGAAGATCGATCAGCTGTCGTTCACGGAGGCGATCGAGCGGCTGGCCGACAAGGTCGGGCTGCAGTTGCGGTACGAGGAGACCGGGTCCGGCGGGCCGGCGCCGCGGCAGAACCGCGAGCAGCGCACCCGGCTGGTCGAGGCGCACCGCGTGGCGGCGGAGTTCTACGCCGAGGCGCTGGCCGGGTCGCCGGAGGCCGTCGCCGGGCGGCAGTTCCTCGACGAGCGCGGGTTCGACCACGCCGCGGCCGAGCGGTTCGGCGTCGGGTACGCCCCGCAGGGCGGCGAGGTGCTGCGCAAGCACCTGCGGCAGAAGGGCTTCAGCGACCACGAGATCATCACCGCCGGGCTGGTCGCGCAGGGCCGCAACGCGCCGTACGACCGGTTCCGCGGCCGGCTGGTGTGGCCGATCCACGACCTCATGGGCGACGTCGTCGGCTTCGGCGCCCGCCGCCTCTACGACGACGACCGCATCGAGGCCAAGTACCTCAACACCCCCGAGACGCCCATCTACAAGAAGAGCCACGTCCTCTACGGCGTCGACCTCGCCAAGAAGGACATCGCGCGCACCTCTCAGGCCGTCGTCGTCGAGGGCTACACCGACGTCATGGCCTGTCACCTCGCCGGCGTCACCACCGCCGTCGCCACCTGCGGGACGGCGTTCGGCGAGGACCACGCGCGGATCCTGCGCCGGCTGCTGCGCGACCAGGACGAGTACCGCGGTCAGGTGATCTTCACCTTCGACGGCGACGCCGCGGGCCAGAAGGCGGCGCTGCGCGCGTTCGAGGGCGACCAGCGCTTCGTCGGGCAGACGTACGTCGCCATCGACCCCGACGGCCTCGATCCGTGCGAGCGGCGGCAGAACTCCGGCGACCTGGGCGTGCGCGAGCTGATCGCCCGGCACCGGCCGCTGTTCGAGTTCGCGATCCGGTCGATGATCGACGAGTACGACCTCGACAACGCCGAGGGCCGGGCGCACGCCCTGGACAAGGCGATCCCGTTCATCGCCCGCATCCGCGACCGCTCCGTCCGCGACCAGTACGCCGTCCGGCTCTCCGGGTGGGTCGGCCCGCCGCTGGGCCACTCGGAGAACTGGGAACGCGACGTCGTGTCCCGGGTCCGCGCCGCCGCCGGCGTGCCCGACCGCCGGGCCGCCGCCGGGCGTGGCCGGGCCGCCGCGCCGCCGCCGGCCGGGCAGCAGGCGCTCGGCGTGCCGGTGCACGGCAACGTCGACCCGCAGACGCTCGAGCTCGAGCGCGCCGCCCTGCGCGTCGCCGTCCAGCGGCCCGCGTTGGCCGGCCCCACCTTCGACGACCTCGCGCCCGAGGCGTTCCTCTCGCCCGCCTACCGCTCCGTCCGTGAGACCGTCTCCAAGGCCGGCGGCTGCGCCACGCAGGGCGGTGGGCACGAATGGGTCGAGGCGCTCCTCGCCGTCGCCCCCGACGACGCCGCCCGGCACATCGCCACCCAGCTCGCCGTCGAAGCCATGCCCGTCGACGAGAACGCCGTCCAGCGCTACGCCGACTCCGTGGTCCTGCGACTGCACGAGGTGTGGGTGTCGCGGCAGCTGGTCGCGTTGAAGGCCAAGCTGCAGCGCACCGACCCGTCGGCGCAGGTGGAGGTCTACAACCGGCTGTTCGGCGAGCTCATGGCGCTCGAGAAGCACCGTCGCGACCTGCGCGAACGAGGCATCGGCAGCGCCGGCTGA
- a CDS encoding NYN domain-containing protein encodes MSEPRDTTTAVDDAEEAATAPPGLIVLGTADGADGECADGFCAL; translated from the coding sequence ATGAGCGAGCCACGGGACACCACGACCGCCGTCGACGACGCGGAGGAGGCGGCCACGGCGCCGCCCGGGTTGATCGTCCTCGGCACCGCAGACGGCGCGGACGGCGAGTGCGCCGACGGCTTCTGCGCTCTGTGA
- a CDS encoding DsbA family oxidoreductase, which produces MTVLVEVWSDFVCPWCYIGKRRLETALSRFEHAGDVEIVWRSFQLDPSTPEGADGPVSESLRTKYGVSAEQVVQMNERVTTLAAAEGLEYHLDTARVANTFDAHRVAHLAREHGAGPQLHERLMRAHLIESVHLGTPENVVRLAAEVGVPADEARRVLDGDDYADDVRAEIDLARQFGASGVPFFVMGRTHGVAGAQPVEVFDGALAEAYSRAAAPTA; this is translated from the coding sequence GTGACAGTGCTGGTCGAGGTGTGGTCGGACTTCGTCTGCCCGTGGTGCTACATCGGCAAGCGGCGGCTCGAGACGGCGTTGAGCCGGTTCGAGCACGCCGGCGATGTCGAGATCGTCTGGCGCAGCTTCCAGCTGGACCCGTCGACGCCGGAAGGCGCGGACGGTCCGGTGTCGGAGAGCCTGCGGACGAAGTACGGCGTCAGCGCCGAGCAGGTCGTGCAGATGAACGAGCGCGTCACCACGCTCGCCGCCGCCGAGGGGCTCGAGTACCACCTCGACACCGCGCGCGTCGCCAACACGTTCGACGCGCACCGGGTGGCGCACCTGGCCCGCGAGCACGGGGCCGGGCCGCAGCTGCACGAGCGGCTGATGCGGGCGCACCTGATCGAGTCGGTGCACCTGGGCACGCCCGAGAACGTGGTCCGGCTGGCCGCCGAGGTGGGCGTGCCGGCCGACGAGGCGCGCCGGGTGCTCGACGGTGACGACTACGCCGACGACGTGCGGGCGGAGATCGACCTCGCCCGCCAGTTCGGCGCCAGCGGCGTGCCGTTCTTCGTCATGGGCCGCACGCACGGCGTCGCCGGGGCGCAGCCGGTCGAGGTGTTCGACGGCGCCCTCGCGGAGGCCTACAGCCGGGCGGCCGCGCCCACCGCGTAA
- a CDS encoding Gfo/Idh/MocA family protein — translation MAVTPITDRAAGADSFPETGYRAAIVGTGFMGRVHARAVQVAGGRVVGAVGSTPERAAAAQGELQADAVYTTLDDLLDRADVDVVHVCTPNHLHEPVVLAALAAGKHVVCEKPLATSTEAAAAMTAAAREAGRVAAVPFVYRFHPMVREARERVRAGEVGSIFLAHGSYLQDWLLHPTDDNWRVDPRLGGPTRAFGDIGSHWCDLLEFVTGERIARLSAQSSTVNKLRGVETLRDVTTEDVVIVQFATRGGAIGSVVVSQVSAGRKNRLLLEVSGSRGSLSFDQENPEQLWWGGRERSSQLVRDPETLSSPAARYARVPAGHPQGYQDCFDAFVADTQAAIGGEIPDGLPTFDDGLRAARLAEAVVTSARESDWVEVPE, via the coding sequence ATGGCAGTGACTCCGATCACAGACCGCGCGGCCGGTGCGGATTCCTTCCCCGAGACGGGGTACCGGGCAGCGATCGTCGGGACCGGCTTCATGGGCCGTGTGCATGCGCGGGCGGTCCAGGTGGCCGGCGGCCGGGTGGTCGGAGCGGTCGGCTCCACACCGGAGCGCGCGGCGGCGGCGCAGGGCGAGCTGCAGGCCGACGCGGTCTACACGACCCTCGACGACCTGCTGGACCGCGCCGACGTCGACGTCGTCCACGTGTGCACCCCCAACCACCTGCACGAGCCGGTCGTGCTCGCCGCGCTGGCCGCCGGCAAGCACGTCGTGTGCGAGAAGCCGCTCGCGACCTCCACCGAAGCCGCCGCCGCGATGACGGCCGCCGCCCGTGAGGCCGGCCGCGTCGCCGCCGTCCCGTTCGTCTACCGCTTCCACCCGATGGTGCGCGAGGCGCGCGAGCGGGTCCGCGCCGGCGAGGTCGGCAGCATCTTCCTCGCCCACGGCAGCTACCTGCAGGACTGGCTGCTGCACCCGACCGACGACAACTGGCGGGTCGACCCGCGCCTCGGCGGCCCGACCCGCGCGTTCGGCGACATCGGCTCGCACTGGTGCGACCTGCTGGAGTTCGTGACGGGGGAACGCATCGCCCGGCTGTCGGCGCAGTCGTCGACGGTGAACAAGCTGCGCGGCGTCGAGACGCTGCGCGACGTCACCACCGAGGACGTCGTGATCGTCCAGTTCGCCACCCGCGGCGGCGCGATCGGCTCGGTCGTCGTCAGCCAGGTGTCGGCGGGCCGGAAGAACCGGCTGCTGCTGGAGGTCTCCGGCTCGCGCGGCTCGCTCTCGTTCGACCAGGAGAACCCCGAGCAGCTGTGGTGGGGCGGACGTGAGCGCAGCAGCCAGCTGGTCCGCGACCCCGAGACGCTCAGCTCGCCGGCCGCCCGCTACGCCCGGGTGCCGGCCGGCCACCCGCAGGGCTACCAGGACTGCTTCGACGCGTTCGTCGCCGACACCCAGGCGGCCATCGGCGGCGAGATCCCCGACGGCCTGCCCACGTTCGACGACGGCCTGCGCGCCGCCCGGCTGGCCGAGGCCGTCGTGACGTCGGCCCGCGAGAGCGACTGGGTGGAGGTGCCCGAATGA
- a CDS encoding deoxyguanosinetriphosphate triphosphohydrolase has translation MSGYDDADRERWAAEPPKRAVRTAFERDRARVVHSASLRRLAAKTQVVAPGSDDFVRNRLTHSLEVAQVGRELGKELGCDPDVVDAACLAHDLGHPPFGHNGEQVLDEIAAGIGGFEGNAQTLRLLTRLEAKAAHPDGRSAGLNLTRASLDASTKYPWRRGEREGRKFGVYDDDAEVFGWLRDGAAGDRRCLEAQVMDFSDDVAYCVHDVEDAVVGGWLQVGPRLDDPDERARVATLTRDWYLPDAPADEITEALDRLRALPYWVGSYDGRLRSLAALKDMTSQLIGRFCDDAERATHAAYGGGSLTRYAADLVVPRHTRAEVAVLKGLAAVYVMTASDRAPIYARQRELIEELVSALRLRAPESLEPAFQESWAAAPGDAARLRVIVDQVASLTDDSAVALHARLTR, from the coding sequence ATGAGCGGCTACGACGACGCGGACCGCGAGAGGTGGGCGGCCGAGCCACCGAAGCGGGCGGTCCGCACGGCGTTCGAGCGCGACCGCGCCCGCGTCGTGCACTCGGCGTCGCTGCGGCGGCTGGCGGCCAAGACACAGGTGGTGGCGCCCGGCAGCGACGACTTCGTCCGCAACCGGCTCACCCACTCGCTCGAGGTGGCGCAGGTCGGCCGCGAGCTCGGCAAGGAGCTCGGCTGCGACCCCGACGTCGTCGACGCCGCCTGCCTCGCGCACGACCTCGGGCATCCGCCGTTCGGGCACAACGGCGAGCAGGTGCTGGACGAGATCGCGGCCGGCATCGGCGGGTTCGAGGGCAACGCGCAGACGTTGCGGCTGCTCACCCGCCTGGAGGCCAAGGCCGCCCACCCCGACGGCCGGTCCGCCGGGCTCAACCTCACCCGCGCCAGCCTCGACGCGTCGACGAAGTACCCGTGGCGACGCGGCGAGCGCGAGGGCCGCAAGTTCGGCGTCTACGACGACGACGCCGAGGTGTTCGGCTGGCTGCGCGACGGCGCCGCTGGCGACCGCCGCTGCCTCGAGGCCCAGGTCATGGACTTCTCCGACGACGTCGCCTACTGCGTCCACGACGTCGAGGACGCCGTCGTCGGCGGCTGGCTGCAGGTCGGGCCGCGTCTCGACGACCCGGACGAGCGGGCGCGGGTCGCCACGCTGACCCGCGACTGGTACCTCCCCGACGCGCCGGCCGACGAGATCACCGAGGCGCTGGACCGGTTGCGTGCGCTGCCCTACTGGGTCGGCTCCTACGACGGGCGGCTCCGCTCGCTGGCCGCGTTGAAGGACATGACCAGCCAGCTCATCGGCCGCTTCTGCGACGACGCCGAGCGGGCCACGCACGCGGCCTACGGCGGCGGGAGCCTGACCCGGTACGCCGCCGACCTCGTGGTGCCGCGGCACACGCGCGCCGAGGTGGCCGTGCTCAAGGGCCTCGCTGCCGTCTACGTCATGACGGCGTCGGACCGCGCGCCGATCTACGCCCGCCAGCGCGAGCTGATCGAGGAACTGGTGTCGGCGCTGCGGCTGCGGGCGCCGGAGTCGCTGGAGCCGGCCTTCCAGGAGTCCTGGGCCGCCGCCCCCGGCGACGCCGCCCGGCTGCGCGTCATCGTCGACCAGGTCGCCTCGCTCACCGACGACTCCGCGGTCGCCCTGCACGCCCGCCTCACCCGCTGA
- a CDS encoding ROK family transcriptional regulator — MLEGVGVTTSRPANVQPDGASMYSAGSLFQLLRDGRPRTRAELAAETGLARSTVTQRVDALLASNLIGPADKAASTGGRPPTRFAFNPNARYVLAADIGATHARLALTDLAAEVLAQSADDLLVAAGPETVLDWVDRIGHELIRDAGRDPSDLLGVGLGLPGPVEHSTGRPVSPPIMPGWDGFDVQGYLQDRFGAVSLVDNDVNIMALGEHHVAWSGAPHMMFVKVATGIGSGLISDGRLHRGAQGAAGDMGHLQLPHGTDVVCRCGNTGCLEAVASGAAIAAKLAARGIDASSSFDVVGLARGGNIEALQLLRQAGRDIGEVLAAAVSLFNPSVIVIGGSLSQAGEHLIAGVREIVYRRSLPLATQDLRIVQSSTGDRAGIIGAAVMVIDHALAPAQVDLLMSAATAAAG; from the coding sequence ATGCTCGAAGGCGTAGGCGTCACGACGTCACGGCCGGCAAACGTCCAGCCCGACGGCGCTTCCATGTACTCGGCGGGGTCGCTGTTCCAGTTGCTGCGCGACGGCCGGCCGCGCACGCGTGCCGAACTGGCGGCCGAGACCGGCCTGGCCCGCTCGACCGTCACCCAGCGCGTCGACGCCCTGCTGGCGAGCAACCTGATCGGCCCGGCCGACAAGGCCGCGTCCACCGGCGGGCGGCCGCCCACCCGGTTCGCGTTCAACCCCAACGCCCGGTACGTGCTGGCCGCCGACATCGGCGCCACGCACGCCCGGCTGGCGCTCACCGATCTCGCCGCCGAGGTGCTGGCCCAGTCCGCCGACGACCTCCTCGTCGCGGCCGGCCCCGAGACCGTCCTCGACTGGGTCGACCGCATCGGCCACGAGCTCATCCGCGACGCCGGCCGCGACCCGTCCGACCTCCTCGGCGTGGGCCTCGGCCTGCCCGGCCCGGTCGAGCACTCCACCGGCCGCCCCGTCAGCCCGCCGATCATGCCCGGCTGGGACGGCTTCGACGTGCAGGGCTACCTGCAGGACCGCTTCGGCGCGGTCTCCCTCGTCGACAACGACGTCAACATCATGGCGCTGGGCGAGCACCACGTGGCGTGGAGCGGCGCGCCGCACATGATGTTCGTCAAGGTCGCCACCGGTATCGGCAGCGGCCTGATCAGCGACGGGCGGCTGCATCGCGGCGCCCAGGGCGCCGCCGGCGACATGGGGCACCTGCAGCTCCCGCACGGCACCGACGTCGTCTGCCGCTGTGGCAACACCGGCTGCCTCGAGGCCGTCGCCAGCGGCGCCGCCATCGCCGCCAAGCTCGCCGCCCGCGGCATCGACGCCTCCTCCAGCTTCGACGTCGTCGGGCTGGCCCGCGGCGGGAACATCGAGGCCCTTCAGCTGCTCCGGCAGGCCGGCCGCGACATCGGCGAGGTGCTGGCCGCCGCGGTGAGCCTGTTCAACCCGTCCGTCATCGTCATCGGCGGATCCCTCTCCCAGGCCGGCGAGCACCTCATCGCCGGCGTCCGCGAGATCGTCTACCGGCGGTCGCTGCCACTGGCCACGCAGGACCTCCGCATCGTCCAGTCCAGCACCGGCGACCGCGCCGGCATCATCGGCGCGGCCGTCATGGTCATCGACCACGCCCTGGCGCCGGCGCAGGTCGATCTGCTCATGTCGGCCGCCACCGCCGCCGCCGGCTGA
- a CDS encoding RraA family protein, which translates to MHTTEQRAEIRRRFAAVDTSNVADALDALGRPDQGLAPSLAAVSGTRVAGWAYTIRGQMRPYAGTGDAAKMEACQGVGADEVTVWAGDGHGVCYFGELIALGLRERGCVGAVVDGGVRDLRWLRQHGFPVFAQYRTPVQSIGRWAVTGWQEPVYLRGATTAWVRVRPGDFVLADEDGGIVVPSDLVEEVLDAAERLTTTEVSIRAALADGLTLAECLARFGHV; encoded by the coding sequence GTGCACACGACAGAGCAGCGAGCAGAGATCCGCCGGCGCTTCGCCGCCGTCGACACGTCGAACGTCGCGGACGCACTCGACGCCCTCGGCCGGCCCGACCAGGGGCTGGCGCCGTCGCTGGCGGCGGTGTCGGGCACGCGGGTGGCCGGTTGGGCCTACACGATCCGCGGCCAGATGCGCCCGTACGCGGGCACCGGTGACGCCGCGAAGATGGAGGCCTGCCAGGGCGTCGGGGCCGACGAGGTGACGGTCTGGGCGGGTGACGGTCACGGCGTCTGCTATTTCGGCGAGCTGATCGCGCTGGGTCTGCGCGAACGCGGCTGCGTCGGCGCCGTGGTCGACGGTGGTGTGCGCGATCTGCGCTGGCTGCGGCAGCACGGCTTCCCGGTGTTCGCGCAGTATCGGACGCCGGTGCAGTCGATCGGCCGCTGGGCCGTCACCGGCTGGCAGGAGCCCGTCTACCTGCGCGGCGCGACGACGGCGTGGGTGCGGGTGCGGCCCGGCGACTTCGTCCTCGCCGACGAGGACGGCGGCATCGTGGTGCCGTCCGATCTGGTCGAGGAGGTGCTGGACGCGGCGGAACGGTTGACCACGACGGAGGTGTCCATCCGGGCAGCGCTGGCGGACGGCCTCACGCTGGCCGAGTGCCTGGCCCGGTTCGGCCACGTCTGA